GTCGAGGGTCAGGCCGCGCAGGCTGGCGCGCATCGAGTCCCCCACCAGCAGCGCGCCGGTCAGCACCGCCGTGGCGACGGCGGCGCCGGCCGCCACCGCCAGATTGGGGCGCCAGTGGTGGATCAGTCCGCGGAGCATCTTCCTTCCGACAGCCGACAGCGGCGCGCGAAGCGGCTGGCGAGGTCTTCGCTGTGGGTGACGACGATCATCACCTGGGAGCCCTCGCCGGAGCGCGAGCCTTGTTCGTGCAGCTCGAACAGCAGATCCGCGACGGCGCGCGAGGTGGCGGCGTCGAGGCTGCCGGTGGGTTCGTCGCACAGCAGGAGTTGCGGCTGGCGGATCAAGGCCCGGGCCACCGCCACCCGCTGCCGCTCACCGCCGGAAAGTTCCGCCGGCCGGTGGTTGCGCCGGTGGCCGAGGCCGACCCGCTCGATCAAGTCCTGGGCGCGCCGGCGGTCGGCGGCGCGGTCCGAAGGAAAAGCGAAGGTGGGGAGCAGGACGTTTTCGATCACCGAAAATTGCGGCAGCAGGCGATGCTCCTGGAAGACAAAGCCGATGTGCTCGTTGCGGAAGCGGGCCAGCTCCGGCTCCGACAAGGCGGCTGGATCCCGGCCGTCGAGGCGGTAGGAGCCGGAAGTCGGGTGGTCGAGGGTGCCGAGGAGGTGCAGCAGGGTGCTCTTGCCGGAACCGGAGGGTCCGGTGACGGCCATCGCCTCCCCCGCCGCCAGGCAAAAGGTGATGTCGCGCAGTACCTCGACCTCGGTGTCGCCGAGGGTGAAGTTCTTCTGGAGCTTCGAGACTTCGAGCATCAGGCCTTCCTTTGCACCGGGCTCAGGCCATCGTCGGCTGCAGATCCTCGGCCGCCCGCCGCGCCTCCTCCGCCCCTTCCTGGTCGCCCGAGAGCTCGCGATGGCGGGCGATAAGGCGCAGGTCCGTCGCCTTGAAATGGCCCTTGCGGGCGCCGTAGATCAGCCCGAGGAGCTGGTCCGCGCGTGCGAGGTTCGGAGGCTCTTGGTCCAGGTAGAGGCGGGCCAGGGCGCGGGTGGACGGTAGGTGGAGGGGCGGCTTGGAGCAGTTGCCGGAAGCACAGCTCGGCGCGATGGCCGTCTCCAGACACGCGACCGCCTGGTCCTTGAGTTCCAGCGCTTCGAGGGCGCGGGCCAGCAAATAGGGAAAGGCCGGTGTGCGCGGATACTGCTGGGCCGCCGCAGCGAGGAAGTCGCGCGCCTCGTCGAGGCGCTCGAGGTTCAACAGGGCGACGCCGAAGAGTTCCGCCAGTTCCGGGCCGCTGTTGGCGGGGTTCTCCAGCAGCGGGTCCGCCAACCGTTCCACCACCGCCTCGGAGTCGCCCGCCTCGAGGGCGGCCTCGGTCCACAGGCGGGGTACCGAGAGGTCACCGGCGCGGTCCAGTGGGGTGTCACCGAAGGTTTCCCAGGCGATATCGAAGTCCTCCCGGGCGCCGGCCGCCTCGCCCGTTGCCAGGCGGCAGCGTCCGCGCTCCAGGCGCAGCACCGGATCGCCCGGGTCGGCGGCGACCAGATCTTCGAAGCCCGCCGAGGCCTCGGCGAATCGGCCCTCGTTGAGGTGGACCAAAGCCCTCCGGAAGGGCCGCGGCCGGTCGTCGTATCGGCCGGCGACGGCCGGGCTGAGCATGTCGATGAAGGTGGCGTAAAGGGTCTCGTCGTCGGCCGAGCCATCGAATTCTCCGCCCTCGAACACTTCGGCGTGGTCTTCGGGATCGAAGGACCGGGGTTTGGGCGTCCTCCCGCCGGATCCGCCGAAGGGGTCCGAGCCGCCGCTGCCGCGGGCGGCGCTAGACGCGTAGGCCTCATGGGTATTGGCCGAGGCTTGCCGCCGGGCGATGGAGGCCAGCCGCTGCCGGACCTCCTCCTCGCGCGCCGAACCGACGGCGTGTTCGAGGGCAGAGCGCAGCCAGTCGCCGGCTTCCACCAGGTCGCCGTTCTTTTCGGCTTCCGCCGCCCGGTCGAGAGTTCCCTCGAGCATTGCCATGCGCGCCCGCCGCGCCAGATCCGTCGCCCGCTCGCGCAGGTAGGGGTCCGATCCGGCTTGAATGCCCTCTGCGATCTGCCGGGCGCGCAGCAGATTCCCTCGGCTGAGCAGTTCTTCGGCGTTAGCCAGGGCGGCGGCTGGGTCTTTGCGGAACAGGCGGTTTAGGAATCCCATCGGGGTGGCCTCCTGGGGTTCGCGGTCGGGATCAGACCTGGCGGTTTTTCCAGCGCCCGCGCCGGAACACGAGCACTCCGGTGACTGTCAACACGATTTCGGCGACGAGTATTGCCAGAAACACGCCCCGTTCTTCAAGGCCCGCCATTTGCGCCAGGCCGTAGGCGAGGGGAATCTGCAGCAACCAGTAGCAGAAGAAGTTGATCACCGTCGGGGTGTTGGTGTCGCCGGCGCCATTGAAGGCCTGCACGATCACCATGCCGATGGCGTAGAAAGCGTAGCCGTAGGCCATCACCCGCAGGCAGTCGGCGGCGATCGGCAGCACCGCCGGATCGTGGGTGAAGATGCCCACGACCGCTTCGGCGAAGAAGATGAAGACGATGCCGACCATGCCGAGGAAGGCCATGTTGTACCAGCTCGTCAACCACACCGAGCGTTCCGCCCGGTCCGCCTTGCCGGCGCCGAGGTTCTGGCCCACCAGGGTCGCCGCGGCGTTGCCCATGCCCCAGGAGGGCAGCAGCGCGAAGATCGCGATGCGGATGGCGATGGTGTAGCCGGCCAGGGCCGAACTGCCGAAGATCGCCAGGATACGCACCAGGCCGATCCAGCTCGATGTGGCGATCAAGAACTGCATGATGCCGCCGGCGGAAACCTTGAGCAGCCGTAAGGTGACGGAGGGGTTGAAGCGCAGGTGCCGGCCGGCGATGGTGATGCGGCCGTGGCCCTTGAACATGCAGTAGAACTGGTAGAGCACGCCGATGCCCCGGCCGGTGTTGGTGGCGACGGCCGCCCCGAGCAGGCCCAACTCCGGGAACGGTCCGAGGCCGAAGATCAGGCAGGGATCGAGAACGATGTTGATGCCGTTCGCTAGCCAGAGGGAGCGCATGGCGACACTCGCATCGCCGGCGCCGCGGAAGATCGCGTTGTTCAAGAACAGCAGAACGATGGTCACACTGCCGCCGGTCATCAGCGTGGTGTAGGGCGTACCGACGGCGATGACCTCTGGGGTGGCGCCCATCAGGGCGAGGATCTTCGGCGCCGCCCAAACGCCGGTGACGCCGATGGCGGCGCTCACCGCCAGGCCGAGGAGAATCGCCTGCACCGCCGTGACGGAGGCCTGTTCGCGGTTCTTTTCGCCTATGCGCCGGGCGACCACCGCGGTGGTCGCCATCGACAGGCCGATGGCGATGGCGAAGACCAGCGTCAAGACCGATTCCGTCAGACCGACGGTGGCGACGGCGTCGGCGCCGAGGCGGGCGACGAAGAAAACGTCGACCACCGCGAAGATCGACTCCATCGACATTTCGAGCACCATCGGAATGGCCAGCAAACCGATCGCCCGCCCGAGGCTGCCCTGGGTAAAGTCCTCCTCGGTTCCGGCCAGGGCCTGGCGGAGGAATCGCCAGCTTCGGCGGACGGCGCCGGCGGGCGGTTGGGGAGAGATTGTGGGTTCGGGCATGGGAGAAGTACCTGGATCGAAAACTGAGACGGGGCCGCCAGCATAGACGATCTGCCGCAACGACGTGAGGGCCGAGGAATCGTTGGCGTCTTTCGAGAGGAGGTTCGGCTCGCTTTCGGCCCCTTGACGGCACTCTAGGAGTGGCTTGCAAATAGATGGGTGTCGATAAGATGGGTTTTGTATCAGAAGATCTCAGGAGAAGACTTGATGAGTTTGAAGACCGACCGAACGCAGGTGCGCCGTGTCCGGGAACGAGGAGTCTACGATCGGCAGGAGATCCACTCCATCCTCGACGAAGGTCTGGTGTGCCACGTCGGCTTCGTTCACCGGCATCAGCCCTACGTGATCCCCACCGCCTACGCCCGCCGCGGCGACGAAGTGTTGATCCACGGTTCGGTGCTGAGCCGCATGATGAAGACCTTGGGCGAGGGCATGCCGGCGTGCCTGACGGTGACCCTGCTCGACGGCCTGGTGCTGGCGCGGTCGACCTTTCATCACTCGATGAATTATCGCTCGGTGGTGGTGCTGGGGAAGCTGCGTCCGATCGAGGGCGACGAAGCTCGCCTCGCTGCCCTCGATGCGCTGGTGGAGCACTTGGTTCCGGGCCGCTCCCGCGACGCGCGCCTGCCGTCGGACAAAGAGCTGGCCGCCACCGAGGTGCTCTCCATGGCGATCGACGAGGCCTCCGCCAAGGTCCGCAAGGGCGACCCGGGCGATGCCAAGGCGGACCTCGACCTCGACTATTGGTCGGGGGTGGTGCCCCTGATCCGTCAATTCGGCGAGCCGGAGCCCGCCCCGAATTTGAAGGAAGGCATTGCTCTGCCGGAGTACCTCAAGCCCTACCGCCGGCCGACCGGCTGAATGCGCAAACGAAGAAGCCGGCGCACCCTGGAGGGCCACGCCGGCCTTGAACTACAGCCGGGTACTAGGCTCAACCCGCGACCGAGCCCGAGAGGGCTGGGCGCCCCCGCCGAGGACGGGGCGGCCCGCGTAGGGGTGAGGCCAGGAACTGGCCGAGGGGGGCGCCTTTAGCCCCCCTCAGAACCCATTAGAAGGCCTGCTGAAAAATGCGCGAAGCGCATCTTCAGCAGAGACTTCTAATAAAGATCGCGGATGGCGGCCTCATCGTCCGACGCGGTGGTGCGCGGCGAGTCGTTGCAGGGGCCGGTGGAGGCGAACATCGTCGCGTTGCCCACCGGCGAGTGGCCGAGGCCGAGGAGATGACCGACCTCGTGCACCATCACCGCTTCCACGTAGAACTCCTGACCGGCGCAGGTCTCGCCGCGGGAGCCCCAGTTGAAGCGGGTGTTGGTGACGATGTCCGCGTCGAAGATCCGGTAGGTGCCGTTCGACCGCCGGGTGTAGTACCCGGTGAAGGTGGCCGCCAAGCAGCCTCCCGTGCAGACCCCGATCGGGTCGCGGAAGTTGAGCATCGGCCGGCCGTCTCCGAGCCGGAAGGAGCCGACAGAGCCGATGTTCGCCCACACCACCCGGCCGGCGCCGGAACCGTTCCAGCCGGCGTTCGAGCGGATGGCGTTGCGGGTGCGGGTACGGCCGCCGTCACCGTCGATGACGCTCGACAAGCCGCGGTTGTCGACGATGATCGTCGGGGCGCTGTTCCAGGTGCGGCGCGGACTGAGCAGCACGTAGGCGGACAGGCTGCCGGCGAACAGCAAGGTGAGAAGGGCGAAGGTGACGAGGGTTGCGAAACGGTGCTTGTTCATCAGAAATCGTCTCCTATTCGCCTAGCGGTGGATCAGGCCGGCATCCGCCGCGTCGTCGAGGATCGAGGTCTTGAGCTCGTCCAGGTTCTGAGCCGCCGGCAGCGACGCCTTCAGCCCGTCGAGGGTCACGAGGTTGGTTTCCAGCTCAACGGCAGGAATCGCCATTGCAACGCCTGCGTCGTTCTCGACGACGCGGTAGAGGCCTTGCTGGTAGCCGGTGACTTTGTGGGTGCCGTGGTCGTCCGGCTGGAGGAACATCAGCACCTTCTGATCCGGCTCGAAGGTGGGAAAGCCGTGAGCTTCCACCCGGAAGCCATCGACCTCGCCGCCATAGGTGCGCACGGTGACGATGGAGTCGGCCTTGCCGAGAATTTCATCGTCGATCTGCACCTGAGCTTCGGTGACAATGATCTGGTTGGTTTCGTTCCAAAAGGAGTCCACCGTCAAGACGGTGCCTTCGACGACGGCGGTGGATTCGCGGAGCAGGTCGTCCTGCGACTGCGCCACGAAGGTGGACGCCGAAGCGGATAGGGCGAGGGCGACGGCGAGTACCAATCCAAGCGAGAGAAACCTTTTCATGCAACCTCCTTGTTGCAAAAAAGATTGGAAAATGTGCGGGCGCCCGGACGTTTCCGGGGCTCCGCACCTTCACGCGCTCGGGAGGCCTCCTAAGCTGTCGCGGAGAATATTCTATTAACCGAATAATTGCAAATTCTGATTATTGGAGTAGCGGCATCGAAACTCGCAGGCTCCGGAGTGCCGAGAATCCCGGGAGCCCGGGTGGGCGTAAGGGCGGCCCGCCGGCTTGATCTACTCCGAGCCGCCGGCGGGCCGAAGGTCGCCTCAGGCAACAACGTGGTGAACCGTGGCGTCGCCCTGGCGGTAGAAAGCCAGGGCGCCCTCTTCCAGTTCGATCTCCACCACGTCACCGGCGGCGAGCTGCCGCGAAGCGATCAGCCGGGACAGCGGATCCACCAGCAGCCGCTCCACCGCCCGCCGGAGGGGGCGAGCGCCGAAGCGCGGATCGGTTCCCGTCGCCAGGATGTGTTCCCGGCTCTCGGCACTCAAACGAAGCAGCAGGGGAACGTCCGCCTGCTTGACGGCGCGGTCGTGGAGTTCCGCTAGGAACTTGTCGAGGATGGTTTCGAGATCCGTCCGGTCGAGGGCCGAGTAGACGATCACCTCGTCGAAGCGATTGATCAGCTCCAGCGGGAAGGTGTCTTGCGCCGCCTGGACGGCGGCTCCGGCGAGATCCAGTTCCGCCTCGCCATCGGCGGGCGCGAAGCCCAGCGGTGGCTTTTCCAATAGATGCGCCATCTCCCGCCCGCCGACGTTCGAGGTGACAAAGATCACCGAACTCTGGAAGCTGCTGGTGGTGTTGTCGCCGAGGGTGAGGATGCCGTCTTCCAGCACCCCGAGGAGGGTGGTCCAGAGCACCGGGTCGGCCTTCTCGATCTCGTCGAACAGGATCACCGACACGCGGTCATCCTTACCGCCACTCATGCGTTCGACGAGCGGCGGTACGTCGCCGTTGTCGAGCAGGCTCAGGTGCCCAGCGTCGAGGCGCCCCTGGCTCAGGAGCGGCTCCACGTTCTGGCCGACATAGCCCGGCGGTGAGCCGAGAAGCTTGGCCACTTCGTGGCTGTGGGCAAAGGATTCGCAGTTCACCCGCACCAAGTGCGCCTCGTTGCCGAGCAAGCCTTCGGCTACCGCCTTGGCGGTTTCGGTCTTGCCGATGCCGGTGGGGCCTAGGAGCAGAGCACTGAGGTGAGGTCGGTGCGGATCCTTGAGTCCCGAGAGTGGGCGCGCCAGGGCGCTCAGCAGGGCCGCCAGTGCGGGATTCTGGCCCTTGACCCGGCGTTCGAGAATCTCTTCGAGGGGGCGAAGTTCGTCGGTACTGCGGTTCGGATCCAGGCGGCGACAGGCTGGGGGCAGGGCCGCCTGGGTGGTCAGTCGGGGAAAAGTCGCGACGGATGGAGCAGCGAGGTTCGGTGATGCCATGGGAAACCTCCTTACCGGTCGTGATCCCGACGGCGTTGCGGTTCCACTGCTCCCGGCGGGAGCACCCCCGGTGGCCGCTGGTTCCGTGGGCTCTGTGTGGTCTCTCTTCCTAGGTGTCGTCTCCTCGTCGATCCCGGGACGCATCTGCGCGGCGGCGGTGCCACCGGCCGGAGCGTCCTTGTGTAGGTAGGTACGCAGACCGGTGGGAAAACGTTCTGTCCCCAACTCCGGTATAGGGTACGCGAATGGTTCCCGAACTCTCGGCGGTGGTGATTCATTGGCGGGACGAGGACCATCTAGAGCGCTTGGTGCGTGCCTGGCCGGAAGATCCGCGATTCGAGTTGGTGGTGGTCGACAACGGCTCCGACGGTTCCCTCGACGAAATCCTGAGGGGCCGCGCCACGGCGGTGATCCGCCAAGGCAATCTCGGTTTCGCCGGAGGTGTCAACGCCGGCGTCGAGCGGGCTTGTTCCGAGCGGCTGCTGATCCTCAATCCGGACCTCGCTCCAGCGGAGGAGACGGCGGATCTGACCGACGCCCTGGAAGCGTTGCTGACGGGTTTTGAGACCTACCCGGATGCCGCCGGCCTGGTGCCGCGTCTGGTCGACCTTGCGGGCGAGCCGCAGACCCCCTGGCAGCTCCGTCGTCTGCCGAGCCTTGGGGACCTCATGCTCCAGGCGTGCTTCTTCGCTGGCGGCGCCGGGCCCGATCGGGAACCTTCCGCCGGAAGTCCGGTCGAGCAACCGGCGGCGGCCGCCCTGGCCCTTCGCCGACGGGCCTTTGAGGAAGTTGGCGGATTCGATCCGGAATTCTTCCCGGCATGGTTCGAAGACGTGGATTTCGCCCAGCGCCTGCAAGCCGCCGGGCACGTCCTCGTCTATCATCCGGCCGCAACCTTTCGGCACGCTCTCGGCGCGACCGTATCGAGCCTCGGCTACGGCTCGTTCCTGTGGATCTACTACCGCAACCTCATGCGCTACACGACCAAGCATTTCGGAGAAGCGGCCGCGGCGTTCCTTCGCATCGTCCTGCCCGTGACCGCCCTTCTGCGCTGCATCGCGCTGCCCTTGCGCCGGCCGCGCCGGGCGGTGAGCCGTTGGCAGGCGGCGGAGGGTCTGAGAACTTTGGCCCTGGGGGTCGTCAGCCGCTGGCGCCGGCCTGAGTCTCTCCGCCGCCGGTACGGGGTCCGGTCTTGAGCCCGCCGCCGCCAGCGCCCTCCTCGGGGAGCCCGCCCCCGGCCGTTACCGTCGCCATCGTTACCCACAACGATGCGGACGATTTCGCCGATTGCTTCGCCGCCGTGGCGCGGCTGGACCACCGGCCACTGCGGGTGGTGGTGGTGGATTGCGCCAGCGGGGACGGGTCGCCGGAATCGGCGCGCCGGGAGTCGGCGCGCTTGATCGCCGCCGGACTCGCCTTCGAGCTGGAAGCGCTGCCGGACAATCGCGGCTTCGCCGGCGGCATGAACCGCATTCTCAGCCTGTCGGATGATCCCTGGGTGTTGAGTTTGAACGCCGATGCCCGGCCGCGCGCCGGCTACCTCACCCGCTTGCTGGCCCGGGCGCTGCGCCATCCGGAATGGCCGGTGGGCGCCGTCACCGGTCGGCTGGTGCGCCCGGTGGGCGCGCGGCCCGCCGAACAATGCCTGGATGCTTGCGGTATGCGCCTGACCAAGACCTGGCGCCACCTCGACCGCGGTTCCGGCGCTGTCGACCGCGGTCAGTGGCGGCAGGCGGATCGGGTGTTCGGGGCCACCGGGGCGGCCAGCCTGTGGCGGCGCGAGGCCCTGGACGACGTGGCGATCGACGGCGAGGTGTTCGATCGCCGGTTCCACTCCTTTCGGGAGGACGCCGAGCTCTGTTTCCGCCTGCGGGAGCGCCGCTGGGAGGTGCTCTACGAGCCCGAGGCGGAGGCCGAGCACCGTCGGTGGAACCTGCCGGAACGCCGCCGTCAGATGCCGCCGGTGGTCAATCTCCACTCGGTGAAGAACCGCTACCTGCTGCGCTGCTACCACCAGACCCGGCGCAATTTCTGGCGCACCCTGCCGGCGGCTCTGGCGCGGGACATCGGGGCCTTTGGCTGGATCTTGCTGCGCGAGCGCACCTCCCTCGGGGCTTATGGCTGGCTGTGGCGCCATCGCCGGGAGATCCTCGCCCGCCGCCGGGTGATCCAGGAGCGCCGCACCCTGCCGGCGGCGGAACTCGACCGCTGGTTCGGGGTGCCGGGGCTCCCGCTGGCCGAGGTCGACTCCGGAGACGCACCGTGAGCGATGTGCCGCGGACCGGCCCGCGGGTGGCGCTGATCGGCAGTCGCGGAATTCCGAATCGCTATGGCGGCTACGAAACGCTCATGGAGGAACTCTCCCGGCGGCTGGCGGAGCGGGGTTTTCGGGTCACCGTCTACTGCCGTTCCCACGTCACTCCCAATGGGCTCCGCCGCCTCGGCGACGTCGAACTGGCGGTGTTGCCTACGATGCGCGGAAAGTACTTTGATACCCCCGTGCACACCCTGCTGTCGGTGATCCACGCGGCCTTCCGGCGCTATGACGCGGCCTTGGTGGTGAACTCCGCCAACGCGATGTTCGTTCCGGGGCTCCGCTGGACGGGCATCCCCACCGCCCTTCACGTCGACGGTATCGAAAAGCGCCGCCGCAAGTGGGGGGCCGTCGGGCGGGCCGTCTACGCCCTGTCGGAGCGGTTGGCCTGCGTTGTGCCCAACGCCCTGGTCACCGATGCGGAGGTCATTCGCCAACATTACGAAGAGCGCTACGGGGCCGAATCGACGCCGATCACCTATGGCGTGGATCCGGTGGTGCCGGGCGGCACCGCTACCCTCGATCGCTTGGGGCTGCTGCGGCGGCGGTATTTCTTGTACGTCAGTCGCTTCGAGCCGGAGAACAACCCGGATCGGGTGGCTGAGGCCTATCGCGCCGTCGGCAGCGACCTGCCGTTGGTGATGGTCGGCGGGGCTCCCTATGCCGCTGGCTATATCGCGAGCTTCACCCAGGGCGCCGACCCGCGTATTATCTTCCCGGGGCCGATCTACGGTGAGGGCTACCGGGAGCTGCTTTCCCATGCCCTCGCCTATGTCCACGCGACGGAGGTCGGTGGTACCCATCCGGCACTGGTGGAGGCCATGGGATACGGCAACTGCCTGCTGGTGAACGACACGCCGGAGAACGTGGAAGTGGCCGGCGAGGCCGCTCTCTACTTCCGCGCCGAGCAGCCGCGCGAGCTGGCAGCGGCGATGGAAGCCGTGCGGCAGGATCCCGAGATGGCGCGGCGCCGAGGGCGCGCCGCGGCCCGGCAGGCGGAGGAACGGTTCTCCTGGGACGCCGTAACGGATCTCTACGAGGCGCTGCTCCGGAGGTTGGCGAAAGGCTGAAGACCCTCGCCATACGGGGGCTTCTTGGACGGATTCGCGGCGCGATGCGTTAGAATATGTGTCAGTGACATAGATCGAGCCTAGATGATGGACACCCAGAGGGTGAGTTTCACCGAACGGTCGCCGCGATGCTAAAAGAACGAGCCCGCATTCTCTCCGTCACCACCTTTGCGCTGGATCTGGCATTGGTGGCGGTGGCGTTCTTCCTCGCCTACTGGCTGCGCGATTCTTTGCTGCCGGCGTGGATGCCGGACGCCTTCCAGGGGCGTCTCTATCCCCTGTCGGCGTATCTGCCGCTGTTGCCGCTGGTGATTCCTCTGTGGGCGATTCTGTTGCTCACTTCCGGTCAGTATCGCGACTCGCATCGCACGGTGCCGCTCCTTGAGGAAGCGGCCTCGGTGTTTCGGATCTGTGCCTCGGGCATCGTCATCTTCACCTTGACGATCTTCGCCATGCGCCTCGGCGAGAAGCTCCTGGACGACCAGATCAGCCGCTCCTGGCTGTTCCTCTTCTCGTTATTGACTTTCGTCTTGCTGCTGGCCGAAAAGCTTGCGGTGCGGTTGACGGCGCGCTACGTGCGCCAGCGAGGCCTCAATTACCGGACGGTGATGATCGTCGGCACCAACCCGACGGCGATTCGGATCGCCCACTCGATCGAGGATCACCGTTTTTGGGGTTTCAAGATCATCGGCTTTGTGACCACCGGAGCGCTGCGGCAAGGCTTCTCGGCGCGCCGCTATCCGATCCTCGGCAGCGCTGACGAGATTCCCGAGATCATCGAGCGTCATGTGGTGGACGATGTGATCTTTGCCGTTTCCCGCAAAGAGCTGGACCACCTGGAAGAACTGTTCGTGGTGCTGCAGGAGCAGGGTATTCGCACCCGCTTCGCCCTGAACTTCTTCCCCCGCACACCGGCCGAGGTGCAGTTCGAAGAGCTCGACGGCATGCCGATGCTGACCTTCTCCACCACCCCGACCAGCCTCACCCAGCTACTCGCTAAACGGGTGCTCGACGTGGCCTTGTCGGCGATGGTTCTGCTGCTGGCGATGCCGGTGATCTTTTGTATCGCCATGGCGATCAAGGTCACCGGCGGGGGCTCGGTACTCTTCCGGCAGACCCGCTGCGGTCTGAACGGCCGCTCCTTCACTCTTTACAAGTTCCGCACGATGGTGGAGGGGGCGGAGCACCAGCGCGGCGATCTACAGCACCTCAACGAGATGGACGGGCCGGTGTTCAAAGTCTCCAAGGATCCCCGAGTCACCGCCCTGGGGCGCTTCCTGCGCAAATTCAGTCTGGACGAGCTGCCGCAGCTCTGGAACGTGTTGCGCGGCGACATGAGCCTGGTGGGTCCGCGGCCGCCGATCCCCGAAGAGGTCGCTCAGTACCAGCGCTGGCAGCGCCGCCGCCTCTCCATGAAGCCGGGTCTCACCTGCCTGTGGCAGATCAGCGGCCGCAACGAACTGGACTTTGAGCGCTGGATGGAGTTGGACCTCGAGTACATCGACTCCTGGTCCCCCTGGCTCGACTTGAAGATCCTGTTCAAGACCATCCCGGTGGTTCTGTCCGGCCGCGGCGCTTCCTGAGAGTTACGAGTCTTCAAATCCCTGCCGCGATCGTCGCGGCAGCTTTCCAGCGATCAGTTCCAGCGTCGTTTCCACCACCCGGATCAGCGGGTGTGCGTCCGCCTGGCCGGTGCCGGCCAGGTCGAAGGCGGTGCCGTGGTCGACGGAGGTGCGCAGGTAGGGCAGGCCCAGGGTCCAGTTGGTGGCGAGGCCGAAGGCGAGGGTCTTGACGGCGATCAGGCCCTGATCGTGGTAGAGGGCGAGTACCCAGTCGAACTCGCCGGAACGGGCTCGGGCGAAGAGAGAATCGGCGGAGAACGGGCCGTTCGCGTCGATCCCTCGGCGGCGGGCGGCGGCGACCGCCGGTTGGAGGATGTCGTCGTCCTCCTCGCCCAGGAGGCCGCCTTCTCCGGCGTGCGGATTGAGGCCGGCGACGGCGATGCGGCCGCCGGCGTGGCGGTGCAGGCAGGTGAGGGCTTCTT
This is a stretch of genomic DNA from Acidobacteriota bacterium. It encodes these proteins:
- a CDS encoding sugar transferase; the encoded protein is MLKERARILSVTTFALDLALVAVAFFLAYWLRDSLLPAWMPDAFQGRLYPLSAYLPLLPLVIPLWAILLLTSGQYRDSHRTVPLLEEAASVFRICASGIVIFTLTIFAMRLGEKLLDDQISRSWLFLFSLLTFVLLLAEKLAVRLTARYVRQRGLNYRTVMIVGTNPTAIRIAHSIEDHRFWGFKIIGFVTTGALRQGFSARRYPILGSADEIPEIIERHVVDDVIFAVSRKELDHLEELFVVLQEQGIRTRFALNFFPRTPAEVQFEELDGMPMLTFSTTPTSLTQLLAKRVLDVALSAMVLLLAMPVIFCIAMAIKVTGGGSVLFRQTRCGLNGRSFTLYKFRTMVEGAEHQRGDLQHLNEMDGPVFKVSKDPRVTALGRFLRKFSLDELPQLWNVLRGDMSLVGPRPPIPEEVAQYQRWQRRRLSMKPGLTCLWQISGRNELDFERWMELDLEYIDSWSPWLDLKILFKTIPVVLSGRGAS